From the genome of Triticum aestivum cultivar Chinese Spring chromosome 3B, IWGSC CS RefSeq v2.1, whole genome shotgun sequence, one region includes:
- the LOC123070333 gene encoding uncharacterized protein: MDHDAAAASPSASPSSSGASPSPRSKRRRTDRYALGFEFAPRSAPSAPAPRTTPEWTEDSTFALLDAWGERFACDGRRSLSADEWLEVSRIVAAAASRPTGYFSESQCRNRIDTLRKMFRKEKERSRLAAHRSSNPSPSKWVYFDKMLSLMCPPTPPPLLPPLTPLVTRRRDTHPVPRRSWGVDVGELVLAGCSKVVPGNSVPDAQLREKQTYETGAVQGEEFAILTEAIHRLREVYERVESSRRQHMAELNRMRKDMQRDLEVRRREILEKAQMEIASLEEEDAKEGAVNNRLEDYNGVEEQNNGPLDASP, from the coding sequence ATGgaccacgacgccgccgccgcttccccgtctgcctcgccctcctcctccggtGCCTCCCCCTCGCCGCGCTCCAAGCGTCGCCGCACCGACCGCTATGCGCTCGGCTTCGAGTTCGCTCCGCGCTCTGCGCCCTCAGCCCCGGCCCCGCGCACGACGCCTGAGTGGACGGAGGACTCCACCTTCGCGCTCCTTGACGCCTGGGGCGAACGCTTCGCCTGCGACGGCCGCCGCAGCCTCAGCGCCGACGAGTGGCTCGAGGTCTCCCGCATCGTAGCCGCCGCTGCCTCCCGCCCCACGGGATACTTCTCCGAGTCGCAGTGCCGCAACCGCATCGACACCCTCAGGAAGATGTTTCGGAAGGAGAAGGAGAGGTCCCGCCTGGCTGCCCACCGCTCCAGCAACCCCTCGCCCTCCAAATGGGTATACTTCGACAAGATGCTGTCCCTCATGTGcccaccgacgccgccgccgctactGCCGCCACTAACTCCTCTCGTGACGCGGCGCCGTGACACGCATCCAGTGCCACGCCGTTCATGGGGTGTAGACGTCGGGGAGCTTGTGCTCGCTGGATGTAGCAAAGTGGTACCAGGGAATTCAGTGCCAGATGCGCAATTGAGGGAAAAACAGACATACGAGACTGGCGCAGTACAGGGGGAGGAATTTGCGATTCTCACAGAGGCAATTCATAGGCTTAGGGAGGTTTATGAGAGGGTGGAGAGTAGCAGGAGGCAGCACATGGCGGAGTTGAATCGTATGCGGAAGGATATGCAAAGGGACCTTGAGGTGAGGCGGAGAGAGATTTTGGAGAAGGCACAAATGGAGATAGCGAGTCTTGAGGAGGAGGATGCAAAGGAGGGTGCTGTTAACAATAGATTAGAGGATTACAATGGTGTTGAGGAGCAGAACAATGGTCCTTTGGATGCTTCTCCTTAG